DNA from Tripterygium wilfordii isolate XIE 37 chromosome 4, ASM1340144v1, whole genome shotgun sequence:
TAAGGGAAAAGAACCTGAATTCACACGCTAGGTTACAGTTGACCATTTATAGAAGCATAAAACTAAATTATTCAAGACTCACACAAACAGGAAGCTGTAAATACACCTTTCTTGGCTTTTTTACATGGCTGGAGGATCCAGAGTTAGGAACCAGTGCAATTCCTGAAAAAGTTCTTTTCCCAAGCCCAAAAGACTTGACACCAGCATAGCTTGTCACAATCTGTGTTGAATTTTCCTTGCCATAATCTTTACACTTTTTATTATGCCCAGAATTCCAATCCGCTGTTTGGCACTTTGATGaactaaacaagaagaagatacGATATTCAACACAACCATATGATTAAATAAGTGAAATTTGAATATTTGTCATGAATAGGCAGCagctacattaaaaaaaaagacataaatAACTTAAAAGCTTAAACGATATATCTATAAAACAGACATGCAATTCACAAAAAGTAGACCACAATTGTCAGAATAAAAGACAGATGAAAACAATCTGTCAACCTTGCAGAGTAGTTTTTTGTAGTCTATCAATATTTTTAGTTTGTAACctgaaaatcatatattttacgAACATAAATATGCAATGGATACGATAATACAAAAAACTCTGTCAAAAATTAGTCAAGCACCAATCTTTCTTTCAAAGAAACCAACCATCTTATTGATTCACCTGAAAACTCTACAAAATACCTGAGACAGCAGATGCCATGAAATATGACAACGCCAAACAAGAAAAATCTAGTAATTTCTATCGGGAACAAACATATGTGACCACCAATTTCACAACTCTACCAATAACAACTGCTTCTTTAACCAATATGCCAAAAGCAATCCATTATTTATGCCTTTTGAAACAGTATATACATCActcaagaagaaaaataaagtgaacaactaaatgagtacaatttttcaaattacaagaaACAAAATATTCGATTTACTCTTTTCCCTATTAGAATAACAACTCTTTGCCGGTCATATTGTCCTTGAATTTGACCAAACCACGGTTATTCaataaattataacaattttTCCGTCTAAATCCCTATTTCGATACTGAGGTGTGTATCATAAACACATCAAAATcactcaaataaattttttttaaaaaaaagacaatatcAAACTTCATCATTACCAGTATCTGACGGATTTGCAACGAGAGCACTTCTTAGAGCCAGGACTGCCGCAAACGGCACAAGAGGGTAGGTCTTCTTTCATGGGTATCCCAGGCATTGTATTGCCCCCTCGATCACTACCTTTTTCTCCCCCCTCGAAATTGGCGTCGACTTCGAAGTATTTCGACGCCGTGTTCTTCACCAAGTGTAGCAAACCGAACGAGATTATAAATACCGTGAATATCAATTGCAGAAACCAATTCAGATCCAACGATACACCATTCACATGCATCTAAACCAAATTGATCAAATTCGCCTCAATCTTGTCCCTTCTCATCGATAATTACTCCAAGATTGGGGCTTTTTTCGACGTTGAAATTCAATTTGAGCTAACTGTTGAAATTCAATTTGAGCTTAACTGCATAAGCCCTAATTGAACTTAGGGTTTTGAAGATGCTTCTGGAGAATATATATAGGGGGAATACAGTGAGGTTTCCTCCACAATTACTAAAAAAAAGAGGtttctttcattgtttttttaaaaagacaCAAGGTTTCCTTCAATTGAGATGGGATTACTGGGTTAATTTGGACTTAAATTACCATAATCACAAGGTCTTAGATAGATTCACGGGGCTGTGACTAACATTTCAAAGACAGCGAACACATAGAATCACGTGGAGGCATCTGAGTGGAGTGGGTTGGTTTGTTTTCCAAACCTTTCCTTTTGTTAACTGTCATGCATTAAAAGTGACTGATATCTTTTCTTTCTAAGCCAATAAAAAAGTGACGCATGATTGGTCAAAAAAGGTCTCCGTTATGACttaataaatatgaaaattaccaagttaagtccaTCATTATTCTTTAGGCCTCTCCCTATTATTATTAAgcgaaaaattaaattcaattgatgattttgtttttcaatcataatTAAGAACTCCTGCccgttaaaaaaaatttgacataGATGTGTATTTATAATTTCATTTATAACCAACGAGAAGTTATTTGATTCGCAATCGACTCGATTAGGTATATATGTGTCCCCGATTTCAATTGGTATTTCAAAAAGGGAAATTATTTTATCGAAAGAAATAAACTAAAATGACGTTACACTTACACATGCCATGAAATTATGATCTTAGATTCAAATGGCATGTTAGTCAGCCACAAAATTTTCCTTCTCCATTCTTGTCAGTGCTATCCAATTGAAAACATTTTAGATGAAGTAACCTTAGATTTGTCAGTAGGGAAGTAGTAAAAACGAAAGTTGGCTTCATTAAATAAGATTAATTTACAAGGGTTActtatacaaatacaaatatacaattaGATTGGGCAATGTGGGTAGTCTACAGGCAATGATAAGATCTATATCAAACGTGTTTCATGAGTTATATCAGGAGGATTTCTTGACTAGTACTTAGCATGCTCGGTAATTATTGTCATCTCTTGAGCTTCCTGAACATTAGGACTGGTATCGCCACGGTCAGGAGAAGGTGTCCCCTGTTCTTCAAAGAGAGTGAAACTATGATCATGGCTTGATGGAGTTGGAGGACAGTGGGTGTCTGGAGAGGTACGAACCGGACTCTGGCCACTCCGGTCATAGAATTCACTTTTTCTTGAAAGTGTGTGAAGAGAGGTCTTTTTGGTCGAAAATTCTCAACAAATCAAGGATTCTACTCCATATTGAAGGTTTTGACTCAAGAGTACTTTAGGACATGTCTGTGCTCATAGATAAACATTGCTGCCAACTCCTGCAATTAGGAATAAGCCCCACAAGCTATTAAGACCAAGCCTGCTAGAAGAGACCGAAGTGCTCGAGTCTTGGCAATTGCTTTGATTCCCTAACCATGCATTCTCAATTTCCTTAATTTTATCTCCCTCAGTCACAGTTATCATGGCACCTGAAACATCGGGTACTAGAGGGGAATTTCTTGGAAAGACCTGCAAAATCGAATTCACAGATAAACCATGCCCAAGATCAAAAGGGACAGCAGGAACTGTAAGGCATTGGTTTCGGTAGGAGCtgaattagaaaagaaaagaagaataaaaactCACAAAGGCAAGGCCTGCAGTTCTAAAAGTTGGTTCAATCATGGTATATTTGTTGCGATATTTGGCAAGCAGCAGCCTGACATAAGGTAGTTCATCAAAAGCAGCCCTTATGCCACCATTTGCAGTGCCTTTCGCGAACAAATCATGACATTCTTCAGCCGAACCATAAAATATTAGCTTTGATTCGTCAAAACCCAATCCTTTCAACATTTCAGAAACAAAATTTCTTGGTAACCCACATTGTCCCCATTCTTAATAAGCTCATGCACATCAGTAACGGTGGGCTGCAGCCGCTGTACGGTGAGTATACTTGACAGACTTGCAGAGAAGCTTTGTGTGAGAATCAGAACAACAAGGCACCAAACCACAATTACAAATCTAGCCAAGTTGCTCACCACTCTCTCCCCTGCAAACAACATTCAGTATTCATTGAGCTCTGACTCAAAGTTAAGGTTCCTCTGCAGTGAATCTATAAAATGACAGACGCAACATACTATGTGCAAAAACCATGGTTGAAAATGAGAACCAGAAGCTTGTGCCAGCTTGATGGGTAGGTGGACCGCGAAGTCACCGTTGATCCGGTGTTTGAGAACCCAGGCTATGAACCTGATGAAGACAAAGAAACAAGCACTAGTCACCCAAAGTTCCCATGTAAATGGATCCATGAATACCCATCCATTGTTGCTCTGGTCTGCGATTGGAACAATCATTGACACACCAGATTCTGTGTATGGCCATGTGAAGTCTGCATACTTGGACCTGTTTTCTCTGACTGTTGTATCTCCCACCACAGCGTCACATTTCTGTCCATGAAGAGACCATTTCATTAGGATATCAGTCAAAGTAAGTTTTGATGGATTTAATTGTATAGGTCTAACATTCATTGGTATGAACAGTACTATTGGTTGCATTCAAAGCAAGTTTGATGAGGCAAGGTAGGAGAACTCACCCCAGTATACACTTGATAAACCAAATCATCGTAAGTGGTTTCCTGTCCATTGGGCTGAGCATAGGGAACATACTCATAGTGAATAGCATATGGTGAAGCTTCCACTACAGCATCGAAAACCGCAATGCAGTAACCAGTGACTTTTATGGAGTTGGTGTTGGGATCAGTGAAACCAGACTTCCTTGGAACTGCTATTCGCAATTTCTTCTCATTTGTAGGCATTTGCCAACCCTTTGGACTTGATGTCGAATCTCCTGGCCATATAATCGGTGCAAGAATACTGGAGTTGGGAGCAGAATTTGTAGTTGAAATGGATGAATTCAGGTTTCTTACAAGTCCTCTCTctgttgtccaaaatccaactCTCCTGCTCCATTTCCATTTATGTTAACTATCTCAAAAGCTGAAGACTGTAATTCTCCATTGACCAGTTGAAACTCTCCAGAAATTCCTTTAAATCTCGTGCTTAGCAGTGCTTGGAGAAGCACTGGGCCGTTCTGGGAAATCCCAATCGTTTCGACTCTCGAGACCACTTGATGATGAATTGGCAGAAACATTTAGAGTTTCTGAAAATCAAAAAGTTGGTGGAATTCACTGCAATTTCAGCTGCCAGGGCTAACTCCATGGTAGCATCATATGCACGTAATCCAAAAACATTCAGTTCAGTGTCAAAAACCGTTGGATTGTCCTGTTGGAACTTCCTCTTCCAATGAACCCAGAACTCTTCCAGCTCTGTACTTCCTTGAACATAAGGTTGAACACCCAATAAGCCTTGCATGGACTCCATGACAGAAGCATTGACTGAGCTCAACAAATTCGTCATTGAAGTTGTCATGATCCAGACATACCCCTTACTCATCATTCCTACCTCTTTAGCTTTGGTGAAGACCCTAGATCCCAAAGAAGGCAGCATGTATACTATGAATACCCTTGCTTGCATTTTCATTAGCTTGTACAGCTCTGCCTCAATCTCCACATCAGTGGCCAGAGAACTGATGACGCTCCGGTAAGCAACTCAAGTGTTCACTGCTAGTAAGGCGTCGATTAAGTAAGGCACAATTCCTTGTCCGCACTCATTGCCCATATAAATAAGCACTGCCTCTCGCCATTGAAAGGCTTGTGTGACTGCACTTATGGCTGCAACTTGAGAGGAGTCATTTTGGGTGGCTCGAATGAAGTATTCACTGTGAAAACATGTGAGGGAAGGGCTTGATGCAGTGAAGCTTATGATGGGAACATGAGCTTTGTCTCCAAGTTCAATTATGAAGTTTGCTTGCATTGTTGATTGAGGGCCTATTATGGCTTGCACTTGTACATTCTTCATCAAGTCCAAAGCTGTTTGTTTGGAAATGAAATTaagagaaagaaggaaaaggtTTAAAGACTTTATCAAACCCAATAAAAGTTAAACGACTCTCGTGCACAAACAAGCTAATTCTTGATGAACTTGAATTATATCTCGGATAtcagaaaggaaggaaaaaaaacttatAGGGGAAACCAATTAATTTGATAAGTGATTTAAAAATCaagttgagtttgatcataactagcatagagagagagagagagagagagagatagacaATAAACCTGCTGAAGCTGCATCAACAACACCTCCATTGGAGTCCTGGAATTCAGGAATTCAAGACAAGCCTGGTTTTATAGTCAGCATGTGAGGCACAGAAATCTGAGAGAGCCATATTGATGCAGCTCAAGCTTATCTTCCCAAATCCTGTTTCCAGGTCAAGAACAACTCCTACATTAACTGGGATTGATGTTGTGTTGTTTTGTGCCTGACCCATCAATTTTGCAAAAACAATAATCCACAAAGAAAGgaagacaaagaaagaagaaagcttgGCAGGGTTACTCTTCCACATATTTGACAGTTTTGGCTTTGAAGAGGGAAGATGTGTTGTTCAGGCTCTAATTAGGAAATTAGACTGAGTATATATAGAGAGATGGAGACTGTGCGTGGAAGGGAATTATGTATGTACTGAGTTCATTGCATGGGGAGGACTCAACTCAGACTAATAATTATTTGCGACTGCTCCTTCTGTGGCTTTAGCACAACTGTTCATATTCAACAAATTAAAATAGATCCCCTGGTTGACATCTAAAAGATATCCCTTGTCTTATATCATCATAGTTTGCCTTGACCAAATCAAAGTATCTGTTTCTTGAATCTTGAAAACTCATTGTCGAAGTTCCAGCCAGAGCTGTACTTGCTTACTTGGTTGAATAACCTAATTATATATCAGTCAGTTATTTAAGAtaagttaattaattttcttttaccttGTTTTGCAGAAATCTCAATCACTTATGTTGTTAGCATAAAAGACAGTATTGCTCAAGGAAACTATGGCTACGTATTTTCTAAGAACCATCCTTAATCCTTTGATATACTTAGAAAATAGTAACTGATTGCAAAAGCAAGTATAGCTTCATTTTCATGACCATGGCTCCTTTCTAGGAATTATCCTTTGCTATGTTATAAATTTGTTGAGTAATTGATTTAGTGACAAAGAAAGGTTTTCATCATTATGTGTAATCATCTGACCATGGAATTTGGAATCATAAATGTCTGAATTTGAAATTCAAAGTGTCTGGAACAGTCACTAACTGGGGAGTTTCTTGACAAAATTTACTTCTGATATATTCATAAACAAAGCTGGTGTCCATAGTATACGAACATAGTTGACTTTCTGATAATCGGTTAATCAAATACATGAAATACACAGAAAAACCAGTTGTGTTATGCAGGAGTAATTTTAGTTAATGTCATATTGTCATCAGCCATTTGTGCCCAATGCCCCCACAATTGTACAATAATTTCTGTTCTTTTTCATCCATATTTGCAAAGCTAATTGTCAGTATTTTGTTCTTCTAGGAGTCATAAACGTTTGATATCAATAAGATTAACAATGACACAGAAGAAATAAATAAGAGAGAACAAACATCAAACACCTGGAGTGCATTATAAATACCAAAAGAGGTGATGCCATATGATCAATGACATATATCCATCGAAAATCTAGTACCAACTACAAACAGAACACCAAATACGATTAGAATAACATCAACTTACGATTTTAGTGGACAAGCTCAACACCTCTGCAAACTTCAGCCTCGGAACCAGTAacttcaaaacccataaaacattGAACTCCAACAGAGCGAATTtccggtacactagattgtgATATCGAGAGCTCACGATTGAATACGACAGAATGTCGCTCCTTCACGTTACCGAACCAACAATTTTCTGGGTTCCCATCACCTCCAACCACTCTCGAAGATCCTAACAAGACACCGGGGAATGTTTCAGAGTGAGATCAGGCAGCTGCCTAGTATTGCGGAGCCTGTCCATTCTTACATTACAGGGCTGAAAAGAATTCCGGGCTTCCTTAATAATGGGCTGAATTGTCCAGTCCCAAAACTCGGGCTTGGGCTGCTTAAAGTAATCTCAGTTGGTAACTTGGGCCTGACAGTCTCACTGGAACTTAAAAGTTTTTTGGGCCTTGGATTTTTCTGGGCTTCTATCTTTGGGCATAACGTTGCAATATTACTTCCATTGGTTAATGATTAAGACGAGCTTATGCTTCCTGTTTAGGAGAAAGGCCTGTAACATTGACGATTAcatcttgcatgaaaatgttattcAACAGAGTTTATAGACTTGAGAGATGTGTGTTACAAGACTGAATGATTTTCCATGCTGATGCAGTTTtcatgcatgagagaagaaaatcTTTTGGGATTGTTTCTTTGTCTAGGCATGGATCTATGTGAGAGAGTAATCTACTGGAAGTAGTGAGAGGATCTACATCTATTGGTTTTTCATGGATTATCTTCAGGAATTCTTTGCTGTTCTCGGGTGTGATTGGCAAGTTCAATGATGACATCAATCTCTTCAGTTACTTGAACATTTGGATTATTTGGATCTCCATGCTCAGGAGAAGGTGTTCCTTGCTCTCCAAAGAAAGTGAAACTATGATCATAGCTTGATGGACTAGGATAGCAGTGGGTGCTTGGAGAGGTTCCAACAGGACTCTGATCATCACCATGAATTCCACTTTCTTCATAGAGTTTACTTTTCTTGAAAGTATGTGAAGTGAGGTCCTTCTGGTTGAATATTCTTGCCAAATCCcaaatttttctccattttgaaGATTCTGAATCAGAGGTCTTCAACAGATTCCTTTGCTCATAGACAAACATGGCCGCAAATATGAGCAGTGCTAATGTTGAAGCAACTCCTGCAATTAGGAATAAACCCCAAAAGCTATCAAGGCCAAGGCTACTGGAAGAGACTGAAGTGCTAGAATTTGGGCAAGTGCTTTCATTTCCAAACCATGTCTTCTCAATATCCTTCATTTTATCTCCCTCGGTCACTTCTAAGATTGCTCGTGACACATCAGGTACCAGAGGGGAGTTTCTTGGGAAGACCTGCACTTACAcagaaaaacaaatcaaacccaCATGAGAAAAAGAAGGAATTTGAGTTTGGTGATTCATATTCAAGCCATAAATCcaatcaaattgacaaaaactaTAGAAGAAAGAACAGAGAGAGAATGATGATGTAACTTACAAAGCCAAAACCAGCAGTTTTAAAAGTTGGGTCAACCATGGTATACTTGGAGCAGTATTTGGCAAGAAAGATCCTCAGATATGGAACTTCATCGAAAGCAGCAGCTATGCCACCCTTTGCAGTTCCTTTTTCAAACAAATCATGACATTCTTCCGCTGATTGATAGACTACGAGTTTCGATTTGTCAAAACCTAATCCGATCAACAGTTCATACACAAAAGTACCCATTTGATAACCGATATTCTCTTGATTCTTAATGAGCTCATGCACATCATTCACGGTGGGCTGCAGCTGCTGCACTGTGAGTAAACTGGTCAAGCTGGCAGTATAGCTTTGTGTAAGAATCAGAACAACGAAGCACCATATTATTACTACAAATCTAGCCAAGTTGCTCACTACTCTCTCCCCTGCAGGCGAAATTAGACAAGAAATGAGTTATGAGAACACATTCATACATCAAACACAGACGAGCAAGATGAATCGTGACTTACGATGTGCAAAAACCATGGTTGAGAAAGAGAACCAGAAGCTTGTGCCAGCTTGATAGGCAGGGGGGCCACGAAAGTCTTCGTTGATCCGGTGTTCAAGAACCCAAACCACAAATCCAATGAACACAAAGAAACAACCGCTTGTGGCCCAAAGGTCCCATGTCAAGGGCTTCAAGAAAACCCATGCATTGTTGCTCTTGTTTTCTTTGAATGGGACAATCATAGACACACCAGATTCTGTGTAGGGCAATGTAAAGTCTACATAATTGGACCTGTTTGCTCTGATGGTTGTATCTCCCACCACACCATCAAATCTCTGTCACAAGAGATCAATCAGTTCAACACAACAAATCTTTAATTGCCATAAGACATGGGATGAGCAAGTAtaatcaatataaaaaaaacttaCCCCAAGAAATACTTGATAGATCATTTCATCATAATTGGGTTGCTCACCATTAGGCCCGGAGTAGGGAATGAGTTCATATGGAACAGCATATGGCAAAGATTTAATTACAGCATCGAAGACATCAATGCAGTAGCCTGTGATTGTTATGGTATTACTTGAGTCTGTCGTCACTTTCACAAATTGAGTGAAACCCTGCTTCACAGGAACTGCTATCCGCATCTTCGGCTCATTTGTGGGAATCTCCCATCCTTTCGGAGTTGATCTCAAATCTCCTGGCCATATAATTGTTCCAAGAATAGTAGAATTGGATGTTGAATGTATAGTTGAATTTCCTGATGAATCATTCAG
Protein-coding regions in this window:
- the LOC119996578 gene encoding glutamate receptor 2.7-like — its product is MWKDLPFKLAFSSSSSSSSFLIFSIWVLLFTTMGLAQNNATIPVKIGVVVDLETEFGMMSLSCINMALSDFYSSHSNYKTRLVLTSRDSNGDVVGAASAGLDLIKNGQVQAILGPETSMEANFLIKLGDKSQVPIVTFSASSASLTSFHTQYFVRATQNDSSQVLAISALVQAYQWQEAVLVYVDDEYGQGIIQFLTDALQAVNTRVSYRSVISSRASSDEIEAELYMLMTKQTRVFIVHMSPSLGSRVFTTAKRIGMMREGFVWIMTDSMTNLLSSLNNSVVDSMQGLLGVRPYVPITKELEEFQARWKRKFQQDNPTVVGVELNVFGLRAYDAVVALAMAAENAVNSTNSLIFQNPKNGSANSTTDLDSIGISQNGPSFLQALLKTTFKGLSGEFRLIDRQLQSSTFQIVNINGNGARGVGYWTPDNGLERNLNDSSGNSTIHSTSNSTILGTIIWPGDLRSTPKGWEIPTNEPKMRIAVPVKQGFTQFVKVTTDSSNTITITGYCIDVFDAVIKSLPYAVPYELIPYSGPNGEQPNYDEMIYQVFLGRFDGVVGDTTIRANRSNYVDFTLPYTESGVSMIVPFKENKSNNAWVFLKPLTWDLWATSGCFFVFIGFVVWVLEHRINEDFRGPPAYQAGTSFWFSFSTMVFAHRERVVSNLARFVVIIWCFVVLILTQSYTASLTSLLTVQQLQPTVNDVHELIKNQENIGYQMGTFVYELLIGLGFDKSKLVVYQSAEECHDLFEKGTAKGGIAAAFDEVPYLRIFLAKYCSKYTMVDPTFKTAGFGFVFPRNSPLVPDVSRAILEVTEGDKMKDIEKTWFGNESTCPNSSTSVSSSSLGLDSFWGLFLIAGVASTLALLIFAAMFVYEQRNLLKTSDSESSKWRKIWDLARIFNQKDLTSHTFKKSKLYEESGIHGDDQSPVGTSPSTHCYPSPSSYDHSFTFFGEQGTPSPEHGDPNNPNVQVTEEIDVIIELANHTREQQRIPEDNP